The following are from one region of the Paenibacillus bovis genome:
- a CDS encoding beta-ketoacyl-ACP synthase III — MSVLPIGIIGTGKYVPEKILTNADLEKMVETNDEWIVSRTGIRERHIAAPDQATSDLAYEAAVKAIASAGITAEELDLIVIATITPDMSFPSTACILQEKLGAKKAAAFDLSAACSGFVYSLAAATSMLQMGMYKNALIIGADTLSRITDYTDRNTCVLFGDGAGAVVIGEVGEGRGFKSFDLGAEGAGGELLKLPAGGSRTPASVDTLEAKQHFIQMSGREVFKFAVRVMGTATEEVLRKAELSKDDIDLFIPHQANVRIIQSAMERLNLSEDRVMVNVQNYANTSAASIPLALVEAVEQGRIKEGDRVVMVGFGGGLTWGASVLVW; from the coding sequence ATGAGCGTTTTGCCTATCGGAATTATCGGAACAGGAAAATATGTTCCTGAAAAAATATTAACAAATGCAGATCTGGAGAAAATGGTAGAAACCAACGACGAATGGATCGTCAGCCGTACAGGTATCCGTGAACGCCATATCGCTGCGCCGGATCAGGCGACTTCGGATCTGGCCTATGAAGCAGCTGTCAAAGCGATTGCTTCTGCCGGCATTACCGCTGAAGAACTGGATCTGATCGTTATCGCGACGATTACACCGGATATGTCTTTCCCTTCTACAGCCTGCATTTTGCAGGAAAAGCTGGGCGCCAAGAAAGCAGCAGCTTTTGACCTGTCTGCGGCCTGTTCCGGATTTGTCTATTCTCTCGCAGCTGCGACTAGCATGCTGCAGATGGGCATGTACAAAAATGCACTGATTATCGGTGCAGATACATTGTCCCGTATCACGGATTATACTGACCGCAACACATGCGTACTGTTCGGTGATGGAGCAGGTGCAGTAGTGATCGGTGAAGTTGGCGAAGGACGCGGTTTCAAATCGTTTGACCTGGGCGCAGAAGGTGCAGGCGGCGAATTGCTCAAACTGCCAGCTGGCGGTTCCAGAACACCGGCATCTGTAGATACGCTGGAAGCCAAACAGCACTTTATCCAGATGAGCGGACGCGAAGTATTCAAATTTGCCGTACGTGTTATGGGTACAGCAACCGAGGAAGTACTACGTAAAGCAGAACTGTCCAAAGATGATATTGATCTGTTTATTCCTCATCAGGCGAATGTGCGCATTATCCAGTCTGCTATGGAGCGCCTGAATCTGAGCGAAGACCGTGTTATGGTCAACGTACAGAATTACGCCAATACCTCTGCAGCCTCTATTCCGCTGGCACTGGTAGAAGCCGTAGAACAGGGTCGCATCAAAGAAGGCGACCGCGTTGTTATGGTCGGTTTTGGCGGCGGATTAACCTGGGGTGCATCCGTACTGGTATGGTAA
- the rpmF gene encoding 50S ribosomal protein L32 — MAVPQRRTSKTRRDKRRTHFKLAVPGMVKCENCGEMKLSHRVCKVCGTYKQREIVQQ, encoded by the coding sequence ATGGCAGTACCTCAACGGAGAACTTCCAAAACACGTCGTGACAAACGTCGTACACACTTTAAATTGGCAGTACCAGGTATGGTAAAATGCGAAAACTGCGGAGAAATGAAATTATCTCACCGCGTGTGCAAAGTGTGCGGAACTTACAAACAAAGAGAGATTGTACAACAATAG
- the fabD gene encoding ACP S-malonyltransferase has protein sequence MGKIAFVFPGQGAQKAGMAKDVYDAMPEAAVYFNKADEVLGFPISTLAFEGPEEELKQTANTQPALLTASITLLEALKTRNIQPDYVAGHSLGEYSALVAAGALSFEDAVAIVRARGQFMEQAVPAGQGAMAAVLGAEREALTALCAEITADGHAVELANVNCPGQIVVSGSQEGVDAVASRVKEIGGKRAIALEVSGPFHSSMMKPAAERLGERLQEVQIQDAAIPVVANVTASQVTAGDDIRSLLVEQVYSPVLWEDSVRYLINEGVDTFIEIGPGNVLTGLIKKTDKNVRLININSLESLEAIEVDA, from the coding sequence ATGGGTAAAATCGCATTTGTGTTTCCCGGACAGGGAGCACAAAAAGCAGGCATGGCCAAAGATGTATACGATGCAATGCCGGAAGCGGCAGTGTATTTCAACAAGGCTGATGAAGTGCTTGGTTTTCCTATCAGTACACTCGCTTTTGAAGGTCCGGAAGAAGAGCTCAAGCAGACAGCCAACACACAGCCTGCTTTGCTGACAGCCAGCATTACCCTGCTTGAAGCACTCAAGACTCGCAATATCCAGCCGGATTATGTGGCAGGGCACAGTCTTGGCGAATACAGCGCTCTCGTAGCAGCTGGTGCACTTTCCTTTGAAGATGCCGTGGCGATTGTACGTGCCCGCGGACAATTTATGGAACAGGCTGTTCCTGCTGGTCAGGGTGCGATGGCAGCTGTACTGGGTGCAGAGCGTGAAGCACTGACAGCGCTCTGTGCAGAGATTACAGCTGACGGCCATGCAGTAGAGCTGGCCAACGTCAACTGCCCGGGACAGATCGTCGTATCGGGTTCCCAGGAAGGCGTCGATGCTGTAGCCAGCCGGGTCAAAGAAATTGGCGGCAAGCGTGCGATTGCACTGGAAGTGAGTGGACCTTTCCATTCTTCCATGATGAAGCCTGCAGCCGAACGTCTCGGCGAGCGATTGCAGGAGGTACAGATTCAGGATGCAGCTATTCCGGTTGTAGCTAATGTAACGGCCAGTCAGGTGACTGCGGGAGATGATATCCGCTCCCTGCTGGTAGAACAGGTATACTCTCCTGTATTATGGGAAGATAGCGTGCGTTACCTGATTAACGAAGGTGTAGATACATTTATCGAGATTGGACCAGGCAATGTACTGACCGGCCTGATCAAGAAGACCGATAAAAATGTACGACTCATCAATATCAACAGCCTGGAAAGTCTGGAAGCTATTGAAGTTGACGCCTGA
- a CDS encoding nucleotidyltransferase, with protein sequence MKVAGIIVEYNPLHNGHLLHIHKTREQTGCNAVIAVMSGGFTQRGEPAAFSKWARAEMALRSGCDLVVELPSVYVVQPAEWFAYGAVSLLNATGIVDQLVFGSEAGSLSDLSALADLLTDETPQFRLQLQAYLQQGLSYPAALSQAAGSAGYTAPETAALLQEPNNTLGLQYLIALRRLNSSIIPGTIQREQSHYHDLQPVHEQIASATAIRKLLMEDPKQAAAYMPEEVMLIIAREIESGRGPVHVNALWQPLLQILSTSRPDQLAGYYDMNEGLEYRLLSKLTSLDDCSVTGLLASLKTKRYTYARLQRLIAHLLLGHRRAELTEESLQQGPGYLRVLGFTENGRQLLKLMKKTSTLPVITRPADTDHPHMEADIRATVMQASAFASQDIKQLYSDYYRAPVRV encoded by the coding sequence ATGAAAGTTGCAGGCATTATTGTAGAATATAATCCGCTGCATAACGGACATCTGCTTCATATACATAAAACACGCGAGCAAACAGGCTGTAATGCGGTTATTGCTGTTATGAGCGGCGGATTTACCCAGCGCGGCGAACCGGCTGCTTTTAGCAAATGGGCAAGGGCCGAAATGGCGCTGCGTTCCGGCTGCGATCTGGTTGTGGAGCTGCCGTCGGTCTATGTAGTGCAGCCGGCAGAGTGGTTCGCCTATGGAGCCGTCTCACTGCTGAACGCAACCGGAATCGTCGACCAGCTAGTTTTTGGCAGCGAAGCCGGTTCGCTGTCTGATCTGAGTGCGCTGGCTGACCTTCTGACTGACGAGACGCCTCAGTTCAGGCTGCAGCTGCAGGCATATCTCCAGCAAGGTCTGAGCTACCCTGCAGCGCTTAGCCAGGCGGCGGGCAGCGCAGGATATACCGCACCTGAAACTGCTGCTTTGCTGCAAGAGCCCAACAATACGCTGGGACTTCAGTATCTGATTGCCCTGCGGCGTCTGAACAGCTCCATTATACCCGGGACTATCCAGCGGGAGCAGTCCCATTACCATGATCTTCAGCCTGTTCATGAACAGATTGCCAGTGCGACAGCCATACGCAAACTGCTGATGGAGGACCCCAAGCAGGCTGCCGCCTATATGCCGGAAGAAGTCATGCTTATTATTGCCAGAGAGATCGAATCCGGACGTGGTCCGGTCCATGTCAATGCACTCTGGCAGCCACTGCTGCAGATTCTCTCCACCTCTAGACCTGACCAGCTGGCAGGATACTATGATATGAATGAAGGACTGGAATATCGGCTGCTGTCCAAATTGACTTCTCTGGACGACTGCTCGGTAACCGGGCTGCTCGCCAGTCTGAAAACGAAACGCTATACCTATGCGCGACTACAGCGGCTGATTGCCCATCTGCTGCTCGGTCACAGACGCGCGGAGCTTACAGAGGAGTCACTCCAGCAGGGTCCTGGTTATTTGCGTGTACTGGGATTTACCGAGAATGGCAGGCAGCTGCTTAAATTAATGAAGAAAACATCCACACTTCCCGTCATTACACGTCCTGCCGATACGGATCATCCCCATATGGAAGCTGATATCCGCGCAACCGTAATGCAGGCTTCCGCCTTTGCTTCACAAGATATCAAGCAGCTTTATTCCGATTATTATCGCGCACCGGTGAGAGTGTGA
- a CDS encoding YjfB family protein has translation MDIPALSMAMSQASVAQAAGIQVMALSKDMVEQQGQQMAQMLQQAPHPNLGKSLDIRA, from the coding sequence ATGGATATCCCTGCTTTGTCAATGGCAATGAGTCAGGCTTCTGTCGCTCAGGCTGCCGGAATCCAGGTTATGGCTTTATCAAAAGATATGGTGGAACAGCAAGGTCAACAAATGGCTCAAATGCTCCAGCAAGCTCCGCATCCGAATCTGGGTAAAAGTCTGGACATTCGTGCCTGA
- a CDS encoding NucA/NucB deoxyribonuclease domain-containing protein encodes MKKVWMTVTMLVMMMTLPVVLQGEAQIHKVYAAAAYDYTLNFPSDRYPETADHIRDAIADGHSDVCTIDRTGADERREDSLRGVPTKSGYDRDEWPMAMCLEGGTGADIRYVIPSDNRGAGSWVGNRLENYPDGTKVKFIVN; translated from the coding sequence ATGAAAAAAGTATGGATGACGGTAACAATGCTGGTGATGATGATGACATTGCCGGTAGTGCTTCAAGGCGAAGCACAAATACATAAGGTGTATGCGGCGGCAGCATACGATTATACACTGAATTTTCCGTCCGATCGTTATCCCGAGACTGCTGATCATATTCGTGATGCGATTGCAGACGGCCATTCAGATGTATGCACAATCGACCGGACAGGCGCAGACGAGCGTCGTGAAGATTCCCTGCGAGGCGTACCGACCAAATCCGGCTATGACCGTGACGAGTGGCCGATGGCGATGTGCCTGGAAGGTGGTACCGGTGCAGATATCCGCTATGTGATCCCTTCAGATAATCGCGGTGCCGGCTCTTGGGTAGGCAACCGACTTGAGAATTACCCGGACGGTACAAAAGTAAAATTTATCGTGAACTAA
- the fapR gene encoding transcription factor FapR translates to MPKRQRQQRLVKIIDDNPFVTDQELTRQLKVSIQTIRLDRMELGIPELRERMKLMAERSYDQVKSLPLDEVIGEVVDLQLDKSGISIFEIREEHVFSRNHIARGHHIFAQANSLAVAVINDAIALTASADLRFVRPVNLGEKCIAKAYVQSGAARKGKARVEVLTYVGEEMVFQGNFVIYRSDGEEHDEGGLDHANRD, encoded by the coding sequence TTGCCCAAAAGGCAGCGGCAGCAGCGGCTTGTCAAAATTATTGATGATAACCCATTTGTTACGGATCAGGAACTGACCCGGCAGCTCAAAGTCAGTATTCAGACGATTCGTCTGGATCGGATGGAGCTGGGGATTCCCGAACTTCGCGAGCGGATGAAGCTGATGGCTGAGCGTTCCTACGATCAGGTCAAGTCACTGCCGCTGGATGAAGTCATTGGGGAAGTTGTTGATTTGCAGCTGGACAAAAGTGGTATTTCGATTTTTGAGATTCGTGAGGAGCATGTATTCTCGCGTAACCATATTGCCCGGGGCCACCACATTTTTGCCCAGGCCAACTCGCTGGCTGTCGCTGTCATCAACGATGCGATAGCTCTGACAGCTTCGGCGGATTTGCGTTTTGTACGTCCGGTGAATCTGGGAGAGAAATGTATAGCCAAAGCCTATGTACAGTCCGGCGCAGCTCGCAAAGGTAAAGCCAGAGTGGAAGTGCTGACTTATGTAGGTGAGGAAATGGTATTTCAGGGGAACTTTGTGATTTACCGGTCAGACGGGGAAGAACACGATGAAGGAGGACTTGATCATGCGAATCGCGATTGA
- a CDS encoding PDZ domain-containing protein has protein sequence MSGSKLRQPLSSKRSWLYLLCFILFVYVLVYMPTPYVINAPGSADELKPMVTVSGGDPTEKGTFMMTTVAVSYANMAMLIGSVFDDNEEIGPKPAQSDRKEYEAEQLYYMNSSQSSAVAAAYHRAGIAYSIEPQYVFVINVPEDITQIHGGDRFVKLDGQPVDSFEQLEKLLNSKKAGDIVNVVFDRAGATVEQQITLRSFQGAGGKPRVGFGVSIGEVQKVAPTNPAHEVHFASTSIGGPSAGLMFTLEIYNQLTKGDLTKGYRIAGTGAIDIKGNVGVIGGVQHKVVAAQAKGAEMFFVPQGNYAEAKKQLQKMHSTMKLIPVSTLDDALQELNKLPAKA, from the coding sequence ATGTCCGGCTCCAAACTTCGCCAGCCGCTGTCTTCAAAGCGGTCATGGCTTTATTTATTATGCTTTATCCTTTTCGTATACGTGCTTGTCTATATGCCAACGCCCTATGTGATTAACGCGCCTGGCAGTGCAGACGAGCTCAAGCCGATGGTAACGGTAAGCGGCGGAGACCCAACAGAAAAAGGGACGTTTATGATGACGACCGTAGCTGTCAGCTATGCCAATATGGCTATGCTGATTGGCAGCGTATTTGATGATAACGAGGAGATTGGTCCCAAGCCAGCTCAATCCGACCGCAAGGAATACGAAGCCGAACAGCTCTATTATATGAACAGTTCCCAATCCAGTGCTGTCGCCGCTGCTTATCATCGGGCGGGCATCGCCTATTCTATCGAACCGCAGTATGTATTTGTAATTAATGTACCGGAAGACATCACGCAGATCCATGGCGGAGATCGTTTTGTCAAACTGGATGGTCAACCGGTCGATTCATTTGAACAACTGGAGAAATTGCTGAACAGTAAAAAAGCCGGCGATATAGTCAATGTTGTGTTTGATCGTGCTGGAGCAACAGTAGAGCAGCAGATTACCCTGCGAAGCTTTCAGGGTGCAGGCGGCAAGCCGCGTGTCGGCTTTGGCGTATCGATCGGTGAAGTGCAAAAGGTCGCTCCTACCAATCCCGCACATGAAGTACATTTCGCCAGTACGAGTATCGGTGGACCTTCGGCAGGGCTCATGTTTACACTGGAGATCTATAACCAGCTGACCAAGGGTGATTTGACCAAGGGATACCGGATAGCTGGAACAGGTGCTATTGATATCAAAGGAAATGTAGGCGTGATCGGAGGAGTCCAGCATAAAGTAGTCGCTGCCCAGGCCAAAGGCGCCGAGATGTTTTTTGTTCCTCAGGGTAATTATGCAGAAGCGAAAAAGCAGCTGCAAAAGATGCATTCCACCATGAAGCTGATTCCGGTTAGCACACTGGATGATGCACTGCAGGAACTGAACAAGCTGCCTGCCAAAGCCTGA
- the plsX gene encoding phosphate acyltransferase PlsX, translating into MRIAIDAMGGDHAPDSNVLGGLQAAKEWTDAEIILVGDEQRIRPLLSEIPSNLRIVHASEVIEPDDEPVKSVRRKKDASMVVAGRMVKNNEADAMISAGNTGALMTTGLLVVGRMPGIERPALAPMIPTIDGHGVLALDLGANMDAKPEHLAQYALMGSIYREKVQGVANPRIGLLNVGTEAQKGNELTKEAFPLLEALPINFVGNVEARDILNGVCDVLVCDGFAGNILLKSMEGTASAIFSLLKDSFTRSLKNKLAAAVLMPELRGLKDTLDYKEHGGAPLLGLNGLVVKSHGSSDAGAIKNAVRQARVAVSSGLVANISKEVIQ; encoded by the coding sequence ATGCGAATCGCGATTGATGCGATGGGGGGAGATCATGCTCCAGACAGCAATGTCTTAGGCGGATTACAGGCAGCAAAAGAATGGACGGATGCAGAGATCATCCTGGTGGGTGATGAACAGCGGATACGACCACTGCTGTCCGAGATTCCTTCCAACTTACGGATTGTACATGCATCCGAAGTAATAGAACCGGATGACGAGCCGGTCAAATCGGTTCGGCGTAAAAAGGATGCTTCGATGGTAGTTGCGGGCCGCATGGTCAAGAACAACGAAGCCGATGCGATGATTTCTGCGGGGAATACCGGAGCACTCATGACGACAGGACTTCTCGTGGTCGGACGGATGCCGGGTATCGAACGTCCGGCACTTGCACCGATGATCCCGACAATCGATGGTCATGGTGTACTGGCTCTGGATCTAGGAGCGAATATGGATGCCAAGCCCGAGCATCTGGCACAGTATGCATTGATGGGCAGCATCTACCGGGAAAAGGTTCAGGGAGTAGCCAATCCGCGGATCGGACTGCTGAATGTCGGTACCGAAGCTCAAAAAGGCAATGAATTGACCAAAGAGGCTTTTCCGCTACTTGAAGCACTGCCGATCAACTTTGTAGGCAATGTGGAGGCGCGGGATATTCTGAATGGGGTATGTGATGTTCTTGTATGTGACGGATTTGCAGGCAATATTTTGCTCAAATCCATGGAGGGAACAGCTTCGGCGATTTTCTCCTTGCTCAAGGACAGCTTTACCCGGTCGCTCAAAAACAAGCTTGCAGCAGCCGTGCTGATGCCCGAGCTGCGCGGCCTCAAGGATACACTGGATTACAAGGAACATGGCGGTGCACCGCTGCTCGGACTTAACGGACTGGTTGTCAAAAGCCATGGATCTTCGGATGCAGGAGCGATCAAAAACGCTGTACGTCAGGCGAGAGTGGCTGTCAGCAGCGGGCTGGTTGCCAACATTTCCAAAGAAGTTATACAATAG
- the rsmD gene encoding 16S rRNA (guanine(966)-N(2))-methyltransferase RsmD, with protein MRVISGSAKGRPLKAVPGNGTRPTTDKVKESMFSIIGPYFDGGMVLDLFAGTGGLGIEALSRGMEHGIFIDMEYKSIEVIKNNLQAAGLSDQAEVYRNDAGRALKVLAKKESAFDLVFLDPPYRMKNGTELMTEMHERHLLNSGATIVLEFESKHRYPQEFEHFQGLRQAVYGETTIQVYRYEPEQEQGGPKHE; from the coding sequence ATGAGAGTAATATCAGGCAGTGCCAAAGGCAGACCGCTCAAAGCAGTTCCCGGCAACGGGACCCGCCCTACAACCGATAAGGTCAAGGAATCCATGTTCAGTATTATCGGTCCTTATTTTGACGGAGGGATGGTACTGGATCTGTTCGCCGGTACAGGCGGACTTGGTATCGAAGCGCTGAGTCGCGGCATGGAGCATGGCATATTTATTGATATGGAGTACAAAAGTATCGAAGTGATCAAAAACAATCTGCAAGCGGCCGGACTCAGCGATCAGGCAGAGGTCTACCGCAATGATGCCGGGCGTGCACTCAAAGTACTGGCCAAAAAAGAATCTGCTTTTGATCTGGTCTTCCTTGATCCACCGTACCGGATGAAAAATGGTACAGAGCTGATGACCGAAATGCATGAACGTCATCTGCTGAACAGCGGAGCAACGATTGTACTGGAATTTGAATCCAAGCATCGTTATCCGCAGGAATTCGAGCATTTCCAGGGGCTGCGCCAGGCTGTATATGGCGAGACGACCATACAGGTATACCGGTACGAGCCGGAACAAGAACAGGGAGGCCCAAAGCATGAGTAA
- the coaD gene encoding pantetheine-phosphate adenylyltransferase, producing MSNETYKKRVAVYPGSFDPVTMGHLDIIQRAARQFDTLIVSVLNNLSKKPLFTVEERVAQLKEVTADLPNVEIDSFRDLLANYIREREAQVVVRGIRSVTDFEYELQMASINRELNPDAETIFMMTNPRYSYLSSSMVKEIARFNGNVSDFVPPVIEQQLQRKFLSADLH from the coding sequence ATGAGTAATGAAACGTACAAAAAACGTGTAGCCGTGTATCCCGGAAGTTTTGACCCGGTGACCATGGGACATCTGGACATTATTCAGCGTGCTGCCCGGCAGTTTGATACATTGATCGTATCTGTATTGAATAATCTGAGCAAAAAGCCTCTGTTTACTGTAGAGGAACGTGTAGCCCAGCTAAAGGAAGTTACTGCTGATTTGCCCAATGTGGAGATTGACAGCTTCCGTGACCTGCTGGCTAATTATATTCGTGAACGCGAAGCCCAGGTAGTAGTACGCGGGATTCGTTCGGTAACGGATTTTGAATATGAACTGCAAATGGCTTCTATTAATCGCGAGCTTAATCCGGATGCAGAGACCATCTTTATGATGACTAATCCGCGCTATTCCTACCTGAGTTCGAGTATGGTCAAGGAGATTGCCCGTTTCAACGGCAATGTATCCGACTTTGTACCTCCGGTAATTGAACAGCAGCTTCAGCGCAAATTCCTGTCGGCTGATCTTCACTGA
- a CDS encoding YceD family protein, whose amino-acid sequence MMQFQFRKMAQSDQPIEFHQTLDSGFVKSGRNDILSASPLHADVKAKYRVDQAVDVNGTLKLDLQMACARCLRPVDLHLDVAIQEEIRHGAEPENVAEEDDAVYVNSDTVDLQPYLEEAALMDLPASVLCKDDCKGLCPTCGVNLNEQDCDCDNRPIDPRLAGLKDFFK is encoded by the coding sequence ATGATGCAATTCCAATTTAGAAAAATGGCGCAGAGCGATCAGCCTATAGAGTTTCATCAGACACTTGATTCCGGCTTTGTAAAAAGCGGACGTAATGATATCCTGTCAGCTTCACCTTTACATGCAGATGTAAAAGCGAAGTACAGAGTAGATCAGGCTGTTGATGTGAACGGAACGTTGAAGCTTGACTTACAGATGGCGTGTGCCCGCTGCCTGAGACCTGTAGATCTGCATCTTGATGTAGCGATACAGGAAGAGATCAGACACGGCGCAGAACCGGAGAACGTAGCCGAGGAAGACGATGCAGTATATGTGAATAGCGATACTGTTGACCTTCAACCTTATCTGGAAGAAGCTGCTTTAATGGATTTGCCGGCGTCAGTTCTATGCAAGGATGATTGCAAAGGACTGTGCCCGACATGTGGAGTCAACCTGAACGAACAGGATTGTGATTGCGATAACCGGCCGATTGATCCTAGGCTGGCAGGACTTAAGGATTTTTTCAAATGA
- a CDS encoding TetR/AcrR family transcriptional regulator, translating to MNKKQAQSELTRKKISEAARGLFVQKGYKATSIEDIVAATGSSKGNIYYHFKSKEGLFLYLLNEWDRDWLDKWQEKQSSYATVTDKLFGLAEQIIQEELNHPLTRAADEFFSNDEQKSEVEEKMTSMMTEHLQFNERLIQEGIDAGEFAAGDVKEKAMVLESILVGLSQMSRNASIETMLTSYQFAIQTFLHGIAKKK from the coding sequence ATGAATAAAAAGCAGGCCCAGAGTGAATTGACCCGCAAAAAAATAAGTGAAGCAGCACGTGGCCTGTTCGTGCAAAAGGGATACAAGGCAACTTCTATCGAAGATATTGTTGCCGCTACCGGCAGCAGCAAAGGCAATATTTATTATCATTTCAAAAGCAAGGAAGGGCTCTTCCTCTACCTATTAAATGAATGGGATCGTGACTGGCTGGATAAATGGCAGGAAAAACAGTCTTCCTATGCTACCGTTACCGACAAATTATTCGGTCTGGCGGAGCAGATCATTCAGGAGGAGCTGAATCATCCACTTACCCGCGCAGCTGATGAGTTCTTCAGTAATGACGAGCAAAAAAGCGAAGTGGAAGAAAAAATGACCAGCATGATGACAGAACATCTGCAGTTCAACGAGCGGCTGATTCAGGAAGGCATTGATGCCGGCGAATTCGCTGCAGGCGATGTGAAAGAAAAAGCGATGGTGCTCGAAAGTATTCTGGTAGGACTCAGTCAGATGTCCCGCAACGCTTCAATCGAGACGATGCTAACCAGCTATCAATTTGCTATTCAGACATTTTTGCATGGCATTGCCAAAAAGAAATGA
- a CDS encoding MFS transporter, which yields MALLFRNRAALLLLMFNIFLVFTGIGLVIPIMPTYMNELHIGGSILGLMVAAFSISQLVFSPFTGRLSDRVGRKKLIIAGMVIFAVSEWLFAIANAPGLLFVSRMIGGLGAALIMPSVMAYAADITSNEERGAGMGFINAAITTGFIIGPGIGGLLAEYGIRVPFYAAAIAGLIAAVATLILLPESLSPERRAQLATVQDAGPRSSLVRQLMESYRKPYFLSLVIVFVASFGLANYETVFSLFVDHKFGFTARDIAIIITFGSIAGAVVQATIFGWMINRFGGQRLIVICLIASAVFIMLTLMVHTYFLIFVVTFAVFLAMDILRPAIGTQLSQNAGDEQGYIAGLNSAYTSLGNIAGPVIAGALFDLDINYPYVLAAVVLCVCFMLAMRVKPPRWNDTQA from the coding sequence ATGGCACTTTTATTTCGTAATCGGGCAGCTTTGCTGCTGCTCATGTTCAATATTTTCCTCGTCTTTACCGGGATTGGTCTGGTTATTCCGATCATGCCCACCTATATGAATGAACTGCATATCGGAGGCAGTATACTCGGCCTGATGGTCGCGGCTTTCTCGATCAGCCAGCTGGTCTTCTCTCCTTTTACAGGTCGTCTCTCTGACCGGGTAGGACGGAAAAAGCTGATTATTGCCGGGATGGTCATATTTGCTGTCTCGGAATGGCTATTTGCGATCGCTAATGCACCGGGTCTGCTATTCGTCTCACGCATGATCGGCGGACTCGGCGCAGCACTCATTATGCCGTCGGTTATGGCGTATGCAGCCGATATTACTTCCAATGAAGAACGTGGTGCCGGGATGGGATTTATCAATGCGGCGATTACGACCGGCTTTATCATCGGACCGGGAATTGGTGGACTGCTGGCTGAATATGGTATCCGGGTACCGTTTTATGCGGCGGCTATAGCGGGTCTGATCGCTGCAGTAGCGACCCTTATTCTGCTGCCCGAGTCACTGAGTCCGGAACGCCGGGCGCAGCTGGCTACAGTGCAGGATGCAGGACCTCGAAGCAGTCTGGTTCGCCAGCTGATGGAATCGTACCGCAAGCCTTATTTTCTGAGTCTGGTCATTGTGTTCGTCGCTTCATTCGGACTGGCAAATTACGAGACGGTGTTCTCGCTGTTCGTGGATCACAAATTCGGCTTTACTGCGCGTGATATCGCCATTATTATTACATTTGGTTCTATCGCTGGCGCCGTTGTGCAGGCGACGATCTTCGGCTGGATGATTAACCGGTTCGGTGGACAGCGACTTATCGTGATCTGTCTGATTGCCTCGGCTGTATTTATCATGCTGACATTAATGGTACACACGTACTTCCTGATCTTTGTCGTTACGTTTGCCGTCTTTCTGGCCATGGACATTTTGCGTCCAGCGATCGGGACACAGCTGTCGCAGAATGCCGGAGATGAACAGGGTTATATTGCGGGTCTGAACTCGGCCTATACGAGTCTCGGCAATATTGCCGGTCCGGTGATCGCAGGTGCGTTGTTCGATCTGGATATTAACTATCCTTATGTACTGGCAGCTGTCGTACTATGCGTATGCTTTATGCTGGCTATGCGGGTCAAACCGCCAAGATGGAATGATACCCAAGCATAA